The following coding sequences lie in one Eremothecium sinecaudum strain ATCC 58844 chromosome IV, complete sequence genomic window:
- the RSC8 gene encoding Rsc8p (Syntenic homolog of Ashbya gossypii ADL097W; Syntenic homolog of Saccharomyces cerevisiae YFR037C (RSC8)), whose protein sequence is MEPMDTQDSNMETADEAISNSEQTATATPAVPVLPHLQQQQQQQEQPRVDYEQEAQKLEDKAARFLAKQAHPVIVPSFSSWFQFNEIHQLEKRALPDFFNESSRFKTPKTYKDVRNFMINTYRLSPYEYLTVTAARRNIALDVSSIVKIHKFLEEWGLINYQIDPRSKPSLLGPAFTGHFQVVLDTPQGLKPFVPPEVVEVPIETLSSSTAPPTAETNSTEDEPGTAASTVTVPSSAPKVKMEFKQPKPFPVNLSLRKNIYDSIHDFNALRSQQQQSKQIHKTYVCFTCGNDAISVRYHNLRSGDSNLCSRCFQEGHFGANFHASDFLKLDNIAHSSKHWSDQELLLLLEGIEMYEGNWEKIVDHVGCSKTLEECVEKFLTLPIEDKYINEFVQQDPKTDTKAQNLDTVDAVNITIKALLDGLNDKVLHDDIPKSASKISKKYLDEAHIVTHDLIELTLEKLDLKFKQLDSVEAALKVERDKYTRETEKLRNDRLSLSKQVADINKDLAQLNISKKLVLLSEQADSGVALVEKESSANQEELKKLAQQDLESVSKSHQQLYKPWSL, encoded by the coding sequence ATGGAACCAATGGATACCCAAGATTCCAATATGGAAACTGCTGATGAAGCTATTTCAAACTCAGAGCAAACTGCTACTGCTACACCTGCAGTTCCAGTTTTACCGCATTtgcaacaacaacagcaacagcagGAGCAGCCAAGGGTAGATTATGAACAAGAGGCGCAGAAACTAGAGGATAAAGCAGCCAGGTTTTTGGCAAAACAGGCTCATCCTGTTATAGTGCCATCGTTTTCGTCTTGGTTCCAGTTTAATGAAATCCATCAACTGGAAAAAAGAGCTTTACCTGATTTCTTTAACGAATCTTCAAGGTTTAAAACTCCAAAAACATACAAGGATGTTAGAAACTTTATGATAAATACTTACAGGTTATCTCCATACGAATATCTTACCGTTACGGCGGCAAGAAGGAATATCGCGTTGGATGTTTCTTCAATTGTTAAAATCCACAAGTTTTTAGAAGAATGGGGCCTCATTAACTATCAGATAGATCCAAGATCCAAGCCATCTCTGTTGGGCCCGGCATTTACTGGGCATTTCCAAGTTGTTCTAGATACTCCTCAAGGTTTAAAACCTTTTGTTCCTCCTGAGGTTGTTGAAGTTCCTATTGAAACTCTTTCGAGCAGTACAGCACCACCAACCGCTGAAACAAACTCTACGGAAGATGAGCCAGGGACCGCTGCAAGCACGGTTACTGTCCCATCTTCTGCACCTAAGGTGAAGATGGAGTTTAAACAACCCAAGCCATTCCCGGTAAATCTTTCTCTCAGGAAGAATATATATGATTCGATACACGATTTCAATGCCCTTCGCTCACAGCAACAGCAATCGAAACAGATCCATAAGACCTATGTGTGTTTCACATGTGGAAATGATGCAATAAGTGTGCGTTACCACAACCTGCGCTCTGGTGATAGCAATTTATGTTCTCGTTGTTTCCAGGAAGGGCACTTCGGTGCTAACTTCCACGCTTCTGACTTTCTAAAGTTGGATAACATAGCACATAGTAGCAAGCACTGGTCCGATCAAGAACTTCTACTGCTACTAGAGGGAATTGAGATGTATGAGGGCAACTGGGAGAAGATCGTAGACCATGTTGGTTGCTCAAAAACGTTAGAGGAATGTGTCGAAAAATTCCTCACTCTCCCAATTGAAGATAAGTACATTAATGAGTTTGTCCAACAAGACCCGAAAACCGATACTAAAGCTCAAAACCTAGATACAGTTGATGCAGTTAATATCACCATCAAGGCGCTGTTGGATGGCCTCAATGATAAAGTATTACACGATGACATCCCGAAATCGGCCAGCAAAATTTCTAAAAAATACCTGGACGAGGCTCATATAGTTACTCACGACCTCATCGAGCTAACTTTAGAAAAACTAGACCTAAAGTTTAAACAGCTAGATTCCGTCGAAGCTGCTTTAAAAGTGGAACGAGATAAGTACACAAGGGAAACAGAAAAACTAAGAAATGACAGACTTTCTTTAAGTAAGCAGGTGGCGGATATCAATAAAGATCTAGCTCAACTTAACATATCGAAGAAGCTAGTGTTACTTTCCGAACAGGCTGATTCCGGTGTTGCCTTAGTCGAGAAGGAATCAAGCGCCAACCAAGAAGAATTAAAGAAGCTAGCCCAACAAGATTTAGAAAGCGTTTCAAAGTCCCACCAGCAGCTATACAAGCCCTGGTCGCtgtaa
- the IRC5 gene encoding putative ATPase (Syntenic homolog of Ashbya gossypii ADL098C; Syntenic homolog of Saccharomyces cerevisiae YFR038W (IRC5)): protein MTLLRYSTVKSSFSYKEKNETDLQADVFDTSDEEGSEDDAPIWLHDEALDGDVQLDSDYDDDETKLNDLLGSGAFGKNLEGDQDVDSSNSDSDDEVTVNNRMKRLQDFVQQSKVYSGIIADTLLQRTKERQEELRDVAKDSSIEEPPAKKPRRNITDFFKKAHNNSEKNAEEPHSESALSQPSLLKNCTLKHYQVEGLNWLITLYENGLNGILADEMGLGKTIQSIALLAFIYEMDTRGPFLITAPLSTVDNWINEFSKFAPDLPCLKYYSPEGQAKRRTLLSKFFRQTKNEGIIITSYEVVMKDIDIILSHHWEFLIVDEGHRLKNINCRLIRELKRIRTSNRLLLTGTPLQNNLAELWSLLNFILPDIFSDFEMFSKWFDFSDLNLTSSSKKWNKIINDEWEKNLITNLHTILKPFLLRRLKKTVLAGILPPKREYIVNCPLTPTQIKFYKAALNGRLKQTIFKQAIKDFFTLNRQHIGTVSNRSIRDFITYKLQDEQFDLTEVISKMEALYQKHIHKELLNKKMLNLMIQLRQIVDSTLLFFFPYLNHEDLNLDMLLKSSGKLQILQQLAPKLLSEDHKLLIFSQFLGMLDLVEDWCELNGYSCCRIDGSMKNENRKEQIKQFNKKDSEYQVFLLSTRAGGLGINLTAADSVILLDNDWNPQVDLQAMDRAHRIGQDKPTIVYRLCCDNTVENIMLTRAANKRKLEKLVIQMGKFNTLKKLALNENTFINKGSQHSSSTSNRELVQELSQLLLSGESTFGFEGAGELTEEELNILTDRSKNAYRSTHKHYPHIRIFEASTCFDE from the coding sequence ATGACTTTGCTTCGCTATTCAACTGTTAAGTCGTCCTTTAGTTACAAGGAAAAGAACGAGACTGATCTACAAGCGGATGTGTTTGACACTAGCGATGAAGAAGGCTCGGAAGATGATGCTCCAATTTGGTTGCACGACGAGGCTTTAGATGGTGATGTCCAGTTGGACTCAGATTacgatgatgatgagaCAAAATTGAATGATTTACTGGGATCTGGTGCTTTTGGAAAAAACCTAGAAGGAGATCAGGACGTAGACTCCAGCAACTCCGACAGTGACGATGAGGTAACTGTTAACAACAGAATGAAAAGATTGCAGGATTTCGTTCAACAAAGCAAAGTTTACTCTGGTATTATTGCTGACACATTATTACAGCGTACCAAAGAAAGACAAGAGGAGCTAAGAGATGTAGCTAAGGATAGCTCCATAGAAGAACCACCAGCTAAGAAGCCAAGACGAAATATTACAGATTTCTTTAAAAAGGCTCACAACAATAGCGAGAAAAATGCAGAAGAACCCCACTCCGAGTCAGCACTATCACAGCCATCtttgttgaaaaattgCACTTTGAAACATTACCAAGTTGAAGGGTTAAATTGGTTGATCACCTTATATGAAAATGGCTTGAATGGAATTCTCGCAGATGAAATGGGATTGGGAAAAACGATCCAGAGCATAGCTTTATTGGCATTTATCTATGAAATGGATACGCGTGGCCCGTTTTTGATCACAGCGCCTTTAAGTACAGTTGACAATTGGATTAATGAGTTTTCTAAGTTCGCACCTGACCTTCCCTGCTTGAAATACTATAGCCCTGAAGGGCAAGCCAAACGTCGGACTCTACTATCGAAGTTTTTCCGTCAAACAAAGAATGAGGGAATCATTATAACCTCATATGAGGTTGTAATGAAGGATATTGATATTATTCTTTCTCACCATTGGGAGTTTCTAATCGTTGATGAAGGCCATCGATTAAAAAACATTAATTGTAGGTTGATACGTGAGTTGAAACGCATTAGAACATCAAATAGACTACTATTGACAGGAACTCCTCTGCAGAATAACCTAGCCGAATTGTGGTCCCTACTCAACTTCATCCTGCCGGATATTTTCTCTGATTTTGAGATGTTCAGTAAATGGTTTGATTTCAGCGACCTGAATTTAACATCCAGCTCTAAAAAGTGGAATAAAATTATCAATGATGAATGGGAAAAGAATCTAATTACCAACCTTCATACCATTTTGAAGCCATTTTTACTGCGAAGATTAAAGAAAACAGTGCTTGCCGGCATTCTCCCTCCAAAAAGGGAATATATTGTTAATTGTCCGCTGACACCTACGCAGATCAAGTTCTACAAGGCTGCACTAAACGGTAGGTTGAAACAAACGATTTTTAAACAGGCTATAAAGGACTTTTTCACCCTTAACCGACAGCATATCGGTACCGTATCAAACAGAAGCATACGCGACTTTATCACTTACAAACTGCAAGATGAACAATTTGATTTAACCGAGGTCATCTCAAAAATGGAAGCACTGTATCAGAAACATATTCACAAGGAGCTTCTAAACAAAAAGATGCTAAATTTGATGATTCAGTTACGTCAGATTGTTGATTCTACGCTACTGTTTTTCTTCCCATACTTAAATCACGAGGACTTGAACTTAGATATGCTACTGAAATCTTCAGGAAAACTCCAGATACTGCAACAGCTAGCACCTAAGCTTTTATCAGAGGATCATAAACTACTTATTTTTTCGCAATTCTTGGGAATGCTAGATCTCGTAGAGGACTGGTGTGAGCTAAACGGATACAGCTGTTGCAGGATTGATGGATCTATGAAAAATGAGAACAGAAAGGAGCAGATAAAGCAATTCAACAAAAAGGACTCAGAGTATCAAGTGTTTCTACTTTCTACAAGAGCAGGTGGACTCGGCATTAATTTAACCGCCGCTGACTCTGTAATCCTTCTCGACAACGACTGGAACCCGCAGGTTGATCTACAAGCAATGGATCGTGCTCATAGAATCGGCCAGGATAAACCTACTATAGTCTACAGACTATGCTGTGATAATACCGTGGAGAATATCATGCTTACGCGAGCGGCCAATAAGCGCAAATTAGAAAAACTAGTGATTCAGATGGGTAAATTCAATACTCTGAAAAAACTTGCTTTGAATGAAAACACTTTCATTAACAAAGGGAGTCAGCATTCCTCTTCTACAAGTAATAGAGAACTCGTCCAAGAACTTTCTCAGCTACTCCTCAGCGGTGAATCGACATTCGGGTTTGAAGGAGCTGGTGAACTCACTGAAGAAGAGCTCAATATACTAACAGACAGGTCGAAAAACGCCTACAGGTCAACACATAAGCACTATCCTCACATCAGAATCTTCGAGGCTTCTACGTGCTTTGACGAGTGA
- the BCY1 gene encoding cAMP-dependent protein kinase regulatory subunit BCY1 (Syntenic homolog of Ashbya gossypii ADL099C; Syntenic homolog of Saccharomyces cerevisiae YIL033C (BCY1)), translating to MSLSEEHRCVLERFQKDIEENNPGDILQFAANYFNRKLQEQREFVKKLESLALNKGITLFPNNMEEDEHSGAAKSVTYDSSTNVADEEVVFKSPFIDHDPHSMHLCDTGDVSSQPSSGARLSSNTSDSGLFRANFSVRQESSSSAQHPLDPKESSYGEPSRKSVATPEPLPVNFNAERRTSVSAETLKPANFNDWKLDSYTEKTREQLEGLAEAVGSNFLFKNLDPDSKLLIINSLKEKFVKSGEEIIRQGDEGYYFYVVEKGTVVFYIDEKRVSTSGPGSSFGELALMYNSPRAATVVASTDCKLWALDRLTFRRILLSRSFKKRLLYDEFLKSMPLLQSLTTYDRAKLADALDTEHYEAGDKIICEGDSGENFYLIEYGEVDVIKEGKGVIAHLTKGDYFGEVALLNDLSRQATVVATTSTKVATLGKSGFQRLLGPAVEMLKVNDPTRSESK from the coding sequence ATGTCACTTTCTGAAGAACATCGCTGCGTTTTAGAGCGGTTTCAAAAGGAcattgaagaaaataacCCTGGAGATATACTTCAGTTTGCGGCCAACTATTTTAACAGAAAGCTTCAGGAGCAAAGAGAGTTTGTGAAGAAATTGGAATCTTTAGCTCTAAACAAAGGTATTACTTTATTTCCAAATAATATGGAGGAAGACGAACATTCAGGCGCGGCTAAATCAGTCACATACGACAGTAGCACGAATGTTGCGGATGAGGAAGTTGTTTTTAAGTCACCTTTTATCGATCATGATCCTCATTCGATGCATTTATGTGACACAGGGGATGTTTCATCGCAGCCTTCTAGTGGGGCTCGCCTAAGTTCCAATACTAGTGATAGCGGATTATTTAGAGCTAATTTTAGCGTTAGACAAGAGTCCAGCTCATCTGCGCAACATCCTTTAGATCCAAAAGAAAGTTCATACGGTGAACCATCTAGGAAATCCGTGGCAACCCCTGAGCCCCTTCCTGTAAACTTTAATGCGGAAAGGCGTACATCGGTGAGTGCGGAGACATTAAAACCCGCCAACTTTAATGACTGGAAATTAGATTCATACACGGAGAAGACTCGTGAACAGCTGGAAGGACTTGCCGAAGCTGTGGGAAGCAACTTTTTATTCAAGAATCTTGACCCAGATTCGAAGTTGTTAATTATTAATTCTCTAAAAGAAAAATTCGTTAAATCAGGGGAGGAAATAATCCGCCAGGGCGATGAGGGTTACTACTTTTATGTTGTTGAAAAAGGTACTGTTGTGTTTTATATAGATGAAAAAAGAGTCAGCACTTCGGGACCAGGCTCAAGTTTTGGCGAGCTTGCATTAATGTACAATAGTCCTAGGGCAGCAACTGTTGTTGCCAGTACGGATTGTAAATTATGGGCTTTGGATAGACTAACATTTAGAAGGATTCTTTTAAGCAGGTCTTTTAAGAAGAGGTTGCTGTACGATGAATTTTTGAAGTCTATGCCTTTATTACAGTCATTAACAACTTACGACCGTGCCAAATTAGCAGACGCATTAGATACCGAGCACTATGAAGCTGGAGATAAGATCATTTGCGAAGGAGACAGTGGAGAAAACTTTTACTTGATAGAATATGGTGAAGTGGATGTGATTAAGGAAGGTAAAGGAGTTATTGCTCACCTAACAAAAGGCGACTACTTTGGTGAGGTTGCTCTATTGAATGACTTGTCTCGTCAAGCAACAGTGGTAGCAACCACATCAACAAAGGTCGCTACTCTAGGTAAAAGTGGATTTCAAAGGCTTCTTGGTCCAGCCGTGGAAATGTTAAAAGTTAACGACCCAACACGTTCTGAGTCGAAATAA
- the ERG28 gene encoding Erg28p (Syntenic homolog of Ashbya gossypii ADL100W; Syntenic homolog of Saccharomyces cerevisiae YER044C (ERG28)), producing the protein MLPVQSVLDFTQVKLATIPAGYLPKWLLFISIVSVLNSMQAYVNKDITKRVYEGKPSETTALSARTFGTWTLVSSVIRLYGAFHLNEEHIYQLTFISYVIALLHFGSEWLIFRTCKLGKGLTGPLVVSSLSLFWMYTQKEYYTGLAW; encoded by the coding sequence ATGTTACCTGTTCAATCTGTCCTGGATTTCACTCAAGTCAAGTTGGCTACCATACCTGCAGGTTATTTACCAAAATGGCTGTTGTTCATCTCCATAGTTTCTGTGTTGAATTCTATGCAAGCATATGTTAACAAGGATATAACTAAAAGAGTGTACGAAGGGAAACCTAGTGAAACTACAGCATTGAGCGCCAGAACCTTTGGCACATGGACATTGGTCTCATCTGTAATTAGATTGTACGGCGCTTTCCACTTGAATGAGGAACATATTTATCAGTTAACATTCATATCTTATGTTATTGCATTATTGCATTTTGGCAGTGAATGGTTAATTTTCCGCACCTGCAAGCTAGGTAAGGGTTTGACAGGTCCACTGGTTGTTTCCTCTCTGTCCCTCTTCTGGATGTACACTCAAAAAGAGTACTATACCGGTCTTGCCTGGTAA
- the CAP2 gene encoding F-actin-capping protein subunit beta (Syntenic homolog of Ashbya gossypii ADL101C; Syntenic homolog of Saccharomyces cerevisiae YIL034C (CAP2)), translating into MSDDKYAAALELLRCLDPDNLSNNLNSIIELEPDLAVDLLSSVDIPLSTKTDPKFQNREFLCCDYNRDIDSHRSPWSNEYFPELSPEELSESPFPSPTIRKLELLANDSMDIYRDLYYEAGVSSVYMWDLDEGSSDFAGVVLFKKGEHSKNHWDSIHVFEALEETSYDFKYRITTTIILNLKSEDGLTLSGKLTRQVEKTASVRPEKQEILHIDHITNLGTAIEDIESQMRNLLEIVYFDKSRDIYHLLRDNTSESQKINKEKHEDLIKGLQGL; encoded by the coding sequence ATGTCCGATGATAAATATGCTGCAGCTTTGGAGCTTCTTCGCTGTCTAGACCCTGATAACCTGTCAAATAACCTAAACTCAATCATTGAGCTGGAACCAGACTTGGCTGTTGATTTGCTTTCATCCGTAGACATTCCACTGTCCACTAAGACTGATCCCAAGTTCCAAAATAGAGAATTCTTATGTTGCGATTACAATAGGGATATAGATTCACATAGATCACCATGGTCAAACGAATATTTTCCTGAATTGTCCCCAGAGGAGTTAAGTGAAAGTCCATTTCCAAGCCCTACTATTAGGAAGTTAGAACTCCTGGCAAACGACTCAATGGATATTTATCGCGATTTATACTACGAGGCTGGTGTCTCTTCAGTATATATGTGGGATCTGGATGAAGGTTCATCTGATTTTGCTGGTGTAGTGCTTTTTAAGAAGGGTGAACACAGCAAAAACCACTGGGACAGCATCCACGTGTTTGAAGCGCTCGAGGAAACGAGTTATGATTTCAAATATCGTATTACTACTACTATAATCCTGAACCTTAAGAGCGAGGACGGCTTAACATTGTCTGGTAAGTTGACCAGGCAGGTAGAAAAAACTGCTAGCGTACGTCCAGAAAAGCAAGAAATCCTCCATATTGATCACATCACTAATTTGGGCACAGCAATTGAAGATATAGAATCTCAAATGCGCAACTTATTGGAAATTGTCTATTTTGATAAAAGCAGAGATATATACCATTTATTGAGAGATAACACTTCTGAAAGTCAAAAAATTAATAAGGAGAAACACGAGGATTTAATAAAGGGCCTACAAGGTCTATGA
- the CKA1 gene encoding casein kinase 2 catalytic subunit CKA1 (Syntenic homolog of Ashbya gossypii ADL102C; Syntenic homolog of Saccharomyces cerevisiae YIL035C (CKA1)): MKSRVFSEARVYGNVLAPRGEEYWDYENTTIEWLANNSHYELEMKVGRGKYSEVFQGVQLSTRNKVVIKMLKPVKKKKIKREIKVLTNLSNEKDPPTAKELDKEKYYSNQNEEVRKFNRVDEVYMLAHNGHENIIHLLDAIRDPVSRTPALVFEYVDNVDFRILYSTFTDMDIRYYMFELLKALDYCHSMGIMHRDVKPHNVMIDHKQRKLRLIDWGLAELYHPNEEYNVRVASRFFKGPELLVDYRMYDYSLDLWSFGTMLASMVFMKEPFFHGRSNTDQLVKIVRVLGSEDFEKYLMKYQITLPREFIDMDQYIRRPWKRFINDANRHLCDNDDIIDLINNVLKYDHHERLTAREAMQHPWFKPIRNGEYKL, encoded by the coding sequence ATGAAATCAAGGGTATTTAGTGAAGCGCGTGTCTACGGAAACGTACTTGCACCTCGGGGTGAAGAATATTGGGACTATGAGAATACTACCATTGAATGGTTAGCGAACAACAGTCATTATGAACTTGAAATGAAGGTCGGCAGGGGCAAATATTCTGAGGTTTTCCAGGGCGTACAATTATCTACTAGGAATAAAGTTGTTATCAAGATGTTAAAACCAgtaaagaagaagaagattaagAGAGAAATCAAGGTGTTGACAAATTTGTCTAATGAAAAGGACCCTCCAACGGCAAAGGAACTTGATAAGGAAAAATATTATAGTAACCAGAACGAAGAGGTTCGGAAGTTTAACAGGGTTGATGAAGTTTACATGTTGGCACATAATGGGCACGAAAATATCATCCATTTGCTGGATGCCATCAGAGATCCTGTATCTAGAACGCCTGCATTAGTTTTTGAATACGTTGATAATGTAGATTTCCGCATTTTATATTCGACATTTACGGATATGGACATAAGGTACTACATGTTTGAGCTTTTGAAGGCGTTAGATTATTGTCATTCCATGGGTATTATGCATCGTGATGTTAAGCCGCATAATGTTATGATTGATCATAAGCAGCGGAAATTAAGGCTGATTGATTGGGGCCTTGCAGAACTATACCATCCTAATGAAGAATACAACGTCAGGGTTGCATCGCGATTTTTCAAAGGACCTGAATTGTTAGTGGATTATAGAATGTATGATTATTCCTTGGACCTTTGGTCCTTTGGTACCATGCTGGCTTCCATGGTTTTCATGAAGGAACCTTTCTTCCATGGCAGGAGCAACACCGACCAATTGGTGAAAATCGTCCGGGTACTTGGAAGTGAGGACTTTGAAAAATACCTAATGAAATATCAAATCACTCTACCCCGTGAATTCATCGATATGGACCAATACATCAGAAGGCCATGGAAAAGGTTTATCAATGATGCAAACAGACATTTGTGTGACAATGATGATATTATAGACTTGATCAACAATGTGTTAAAGTATGACCATCATGAGAGACTTACTGCCAGGGAGGCAATGCAACATCCATGGTTCAAACCAATCAGGAACGGTGAATATAAACTATGA
- the MEI4 gene encoding Mei4p (Syntenic homolog of Ashbya gossypii ADL103W; Syntenic homolog of Saccharomyces cerevisiae YER044C-A (MEI4)), with protein METRDPFASMEVELGIALAIIKQRNPVLWNKLTPCCYLEKLNHSISPELSNISTSWKKRSRETYSGQSKRQRLVDHSGNKNKNQEAQTVVIHKPDIVRDIEDNPNYASLEGAVKFIKRNAKLPGRKHIAELSSEVKTVSSGFSSKKVTSWILPTYRRLRWILILPNPPSQLVDMVRAFAIFIVSYYAYHSTPDSAFRYVTKTLFYKFNLEMWDKTFRSLTNSKDVGHLFLTCRGSEALIWSRLCREQRRMAEIILVTRSRFRKTNTMVVRCISNYMHILESLVRCYLRIKHETALYQSTSKRAYEQIHNHRTRTFDNKYEIEMMEVLGRQGDSTKDVIETIDQTFKILKGLDWKQIHLSKVDRQELASYRKYVQSSLLLTGNTNLIADFRLAMDGLPKIHE; from the exons ATGGAGACCAGAGATCCTTTTGCTTCTATGGAAGTGGAACTAGGTATC GCGCTAGCAATAATTAAACAGAGGAACCCCGTACTATGGAATAAATTGACCCCATGCTGTTATTTAGAGAAACTCAATCATTCAATTTCGCCAGAGCTATCCAACATCTCAACCAGTTGGAAGAAGAGATCTAGAGAAACTTATTCTGGACAGTCAAAAAGGCAACGGCTAGTAGATCATTCAGGcaacaaaaataaaaatcaGGAGGCCCAGACTGTAGTAATTCATAAGCCGGATATCGTGCGGGATATAGAAGATAATCCAAACTATGCCTCGCTTGAAGGTGCTGTAAAATTTATCAAGAGGAATGCTAAGCTACCTGGTAGAAAACACATTGCTGAGTTAAGCTCGGAGGTGAAAACGGTGTCATCAGGGTTCAGTTCAAAGAAAGTGACGTCGTGGATTTTACCTACGTATAGAAGACTACGATGGATTTTGATACTGCCCAATCCTCCTTCGCAGCTTGTAGACATGGTCCGAGCATTTGCAATATTCATAGTGAGCTACTACGCCTATCATTCAACTCCCGACAGTGCTTTCAGGTACGTGACAAAGACCCTCTTTTATAAATTCAACCTCGAAATGTGGGATAAAACTTTTCGATCTTTAACAAACAGCAAAGATGTTGGTCACCTCTTTCTTACATGCAGGGGTTCAGAAGCATTGATCTGGTCGAGGCTATGCCGTGAGCAACGACGCATGGCAGAGATAATATTAGTAACACGATCCAGATTTAGAAAGACAAATACAATGGTGGTCCGCTGTATCTCAAACTATATGCATATTCTGGAAAGCTTGGTTAGGTGTTATCTAAGGATTAAACATGAAACTGCGCTCTATCAATCGACCTCCAAAAGAGCATACGAACAGATTCACAACCACAGAACTAGGACTTTCGATAACAAGTACGAAATAGAAATGATGGAAGTCCTAGGCAGGCAAGGCGATTCAACAAAAGATGTTATCGAAACAATAGACCAAACTTTTAAAATATTGAAGGGATTAGATTGGAAGCAGATTCATCTTAGTAAGGTCGATCGGCAGGAGCTGGCCTCTTACCGCAAATATGTGCAGAGTTCTTTGCTACTTACTGGTAACACAAACCTTATTGCTGACTTCAGACTGGCAATGGACGGCTTACCAAAAATACATGAATGA